From Clostridia bacterium, the proteins below share one genomic window:
- the nadE gene encoding NAD(+) synthase, with amino-acid sequence MRDYAVELEKRAAYVKEVMESAHAKGIVFGNSGGKDCALVGIICRRATENVTGVMIPCGIARHYGKDADDAREVADKFGIRTVSVDITEARNALVDGIQSVTEMNSGALTNIAPRLRMTTLYAIGAATGCLVAGTGNRSERTMGYFTKWGDGAYDLNPIYDLTVTEVYEFLRFLDAPAAIIEKAPSAALFDGQTDEAEMGITYAEIDEYLLRGTGTPENVARIESAMRANEHKIKPVNVYNPDGVR; translated from the coding sequence ATGAGAGATTACGCCGTCGAACTTGAAAAACGCGCCGCCTACGTCAAAGAGGTCATGGAATCCGCGCACGCAAAAGGCATCGTCTTCGGCAACAGCGGCGGAAAGGACTGCGCGCTCGTCGGAATCATCTGCCGCCGCGCAACCGAAAACGTTACCGGCGTTATGATCCCCTGCGGCATTGCAAGACATTACGGAAAGGACGCCGACGACGCCCGCGAGGTCGCCGATAAATTCGGGATCCGCACCGTTTCCGTCGACATAACCGAAGCGAGAAACGCGCTCGTTGACGGTATACAATCCGTAACGGAAATGAATTCCGGTGCGTTGACGAATATCGCGCCGCGTCTGCGCATGACTACGCTTTACGCCATCGGCGCGGCGACCGGATGCCTCGTCGCGGGGACCGGAAACCGAAGCGAACGCACCATGGGCTACTTCACCAAATGGGGCGACGGCGCGTACGACCTCAACCCGATATACGATCTGACCGTCACCGAGGTCTACGAATTCCTCCGTTTCCTTGACGCGCCCGCCGCGATTATAGAAAAAGCCCCGTCCGCCGCCCTTTTCGACGGGCAGACGGACGAGGCCGAAATGGGTATCACATACGCCGAGATCGACGAATATCTCCTGCGGGGTACGGGTACTCCCGAAAACGTCGCCCGCATCGAATCCGCGATGCGCGCGAACGAGCATAAGATAAAGCCCGTCAACGTTTATAACCCCGACGGAGTCAGATGA
- a CDS encoding DUF1540 domain-containing protein: MTNLRCGVRTCVNNENLQCCLPKVDVAGKNATNCGETCCMSFGERKMFAKNSINAFDAEPATDIGCDAVNCAYNNRGDCEAVTVSITGRKATKCYDTECDSFRLRR; the protein is encoded by the coding sequence ATGACGAATTTAAGATGCGGCGTAAGGACCTGCGTCAACAACGAAAATCTGCAGTGCTGTCTGCCGAAGGTAGACGTGGCGGGCAAAAACGCGACGAACTGCGGCGAGACCTGCTGTATGTCCTTCGGCGAAAGAAAGATGTTCGCTAAGAACTCCATAAACGCGTTCGACGCCGAGCCGGCGACGGATATCGGATGCGACGCCGTGAACTGCGCGTACAACAACCGCGGAGATTGCGAAGCCGTGACCGTCAGCATTACCGGCAGAAAGGCGACGAAATGCTACGATACCGAGTGCGACAGCTTCCGTCTGCGCCGCTGA